In one window of Ovis aries strain OAR_USU_Benz2616 breed Rambouillet chromosome 5, ARS-UI_Ramb_v3.0, whole genome shotgun sequence DNA:
- the PLEKHJ1 gene encoding pleckstrin homology domain-containing family J member 1 has translation MRYNDKELQALSRQPAEMAAELGMRGPKKGSVVKRRLVKLVVNFLFYFRTDEAEPIGALLLEHCRVIHEEPSSFSISFLEDPERKYHFECCSEEQCQEWMAALRRASYEFMRRSLIFYRNEIQKMTGKDPLEQFGISEEARFQLSGLKA, from the exons ATGCGCTATAACGACAAAGAGCTGCAGGCGTTATCCCGGCAGCCTGCCGAGATGGCAGCCGAGTTGGGCATGCGGGGACCCAAGAAAGGCAGCG TGGTGAAGCGGCGGCTGGTGAAGCTGGTGGTCAACTTCCTTTTCTACTTCCGGACGGACGAGGCGGAG CCCATTGGAGCCCTGCTGCTGGAGCACTGCAGAGTCATCCACGAAGAACCCAGCAGCTTCTCCATCA gcttcctggaggaccCAGAGAGGAAGTACCACTTCGAGTGCTGCAGTGAGGAGCAGTGTCAGGAGTGGATGGCTGCGCTGCGTCGAGCCAG TTACGAGTTCATGCGGAGGAGCCTCATTTTCTACAGGAATGAGATCCAGAAGATGACTGGCaag GACCCCCTGGAACAGTTTGGCATATCAGAGGAGGCCAGGTTCCAGCTGAGCGGCCTGAAGGCATGA